One window of the Rufibacter radiotolerans genome contains the following:
- the prmA gene encoding 50S ribosomal protein L11 methyltransferase: MSFIEVTITASPEYSEILIAELSELGFDIFQETDQGFQAYTEEDKFSEEALQELLERYSFAGEFPYQTKSIAKQNWNEEWEKNFEPLLIADKVSVRADFHPKPEGIAYDIVITPKMSFGTGHHETTTLMIENQLTLDHTGKRVLDMGCGTGILAIMAEQLGAREVLAVDIEDWTVENARENAERNNCKTLEVRLGDASVLQGEAPFDLILANINRNVLLEDMPVYSKLLLPGGPLVLSGFYTEDLPVLQEKATECGLSFQNSRSKNNWVSAIFLKNSQ, translated from the coding sequence ATGAGTTTTATTGAAGTAACCATTACCGCGTCCCCAGAATATTCAGAGATCCTCATCGCGGAACTGAGTGAACTGGGATTTGATATTTTTCAGGAAACCGACCAAGGCTTCCAAGCCTATACCGAAGAGGATAAATTCTCAGAGGAAGCCCTGCAGGAACTTCTGGAGCGCTACAGCTTCGCCGGTGAGTTCCCTTACCAGACCAAGAGCATTGCCAAGCAGAACTGGAACGAGGAGTGGGAAAAGAACTTTGAACCCCTGCTCATTGCGGACAAGGTGTCGGTGCGCGCCGATTTCCACCCCAAGCCCGAGGGCATTGCCTACGATATTGTGATCACGCCTAAAATGTCTTTCGGGACCGGGCACCATGAAACCACCACGCTCATGATTGAGAACCAGCTCACCCTGGACCACACCGGAAAGCGGGTGCTGGACATGGGGTGTGGGACCGGCATTCTGGCCATCATGGCCGAGCAGCTAGGGGCCCGCGAGGTGCTGGCCGTAGACATTGAAGACTGGACCGTAGAGAACGCCCGCGAAAACGCCGAGCGCAACAACTGCAAAACCCTTGAGGTAAGATTAGGCGACGCCAGCGTACTGCAGGGCGAGGCGCCTTTTGACCTGATCCTGGCCAACATCAACCGCAACGTGCTGCTGGAAGACATGCCCGTGTACAGCAAACTGCTTTTGCCGGGTGGCCCGCTGGTACTAAGCGGCTTTTATACCGAAGACCTCCCCGTACTGCAGGAGAAAGCCACGGAGTGCGGCCTCTCTTTCCAGAATTCCAGAAGTAAAAACAATTGGGTTTCAGCCATTTTCCTGAAAAACAGCCAATAA